The following coding sequences are from one Kallotenue papyrolyticum window:
- a CDS encoding ABC transporter ATP-binding protein yields the protein MNVLVIRQMTKRFGGLVAIKALDLTIRERAIHSVIGPNGAGKTTAFNCITGFYQPEEGDVLFMGESILGLRPDLIARRGIARTYQNIRLFNNMTALENVQVGMHSHLRTNVFDALLHTPRFWRDERESEREARRLLQFVGLRGKEFWIARNLPYGDQRRLEIARALAIRPKLLLLDEPAAGMNPRETDEIMHLVRRLRDELGITILLIEHDMKLVMSISDMVTVLDFGQKIAEGTPREVQRDPRVIEAYLGSGATQAHTRQRPAAGAPGGTAL from the coding sequence ATGAACGTTCTTGTCATCCGACAGATGACCAAGCGCTTTGGTGGTCTGGTGGCGATCAAAGCGCTCGATCTGACGATCCGCGAGCGTGCCATCCACAGCGTGATCGGGCCCAACGGCGCCGGCAAGACAACGGCCTTCAACTGCATCACCGGCTTCTACCAGCCCGAGGAGGGCGACGTCCTGTTCATGGGCGAGTCGATCCTCGGACTGCGGCCCGATCTGATCGCCCGGCGCGGTATTGCGCGCACCTACCAGAACATCCGCCTGTTCAACAACATGACCGCGCTGGAGAACGTGCAGGTGGGCATGCACAGCCATCTGCGCACCAACGTCTTCGACGCGCTGCTGCATACGCCCCGCTTCTGGCGCGACGAGCGCGAGTCGGAGCGCGAGGCGCGGCGACTGCTGCAGTTTGTCGGCCTGCGCGGCAAAGAGTTCTGGATTGCCCGCAATCTGCCCTATGGCGATCAGCGCCGTCTGGAGATCGCGCGTGCGCTGGCGATCCGCCCCAAGCTGCTGCTGCTGGACGAGCCGGCGGCGGGCATGAATCCGCGCGAAACCGACGAGATCATGCATCTGGTGCGCCGCCTGCGCGATGAGTTGGGCATCACCATTTTGCTGATCGAACATGACATGAAACTGGTGATGAGCATTTCGGACATGGTCACCGTGCTGGACTTCGGCCAGAAGATCGCCGAAGGCACGCCACGCGAGGTGCAGCGCGATCCGCGGGTGATCGAGGCCTACCTTGGTTCGGGCGCGACGCAGGCGCACACGCGGCAACGCCCCGCCGCCGGCGCGCCGGGAGGGACGGCGCTGTGA